The region CAAAGTCAGGATCCCGTTTTTCACAATAATAGGTGACCTTATGGGGATTAAGCATTGCTTTCCTAAGTATCTTCCGGATAGAAAACTCAGATGCTGTCGCCATACGGGGATATCCTTCCTGTTCAGCAACGGAATTGATGTAGCGGGTAAGGCTCAATGGATACCATAACTCTGCCGGGAGGCCGAATGCGGAAGGCTTTTGGCAGGCAATATTGATTACCCATGCCTTTGCATCATCGGTAATTTCAATCCTGCGGCCACGGCCTTTACTGTCTTCCATGGCAGCTTTTACGCCTGATTCCATATATTTTTTCAGGCAGAGCTTTACCGTCGGTCTCGAAATATCGAGTTTGTCAGCAATGGCTTCATCTGCCATGCCATCTGATTTTAATAAGAGGATTTTGGCTCTCCTGTGGACTCTGGCTTCAACAGTCCCCTTCTGTAGAATGGACTTTAAATATGACTTATCATCATTGGAAAGAAAAATAGGCGTAGCACTCTTTGGCATCATTTTACCTCCTGAAATGGTCTATAAGTATTATACCATTTCAGGATAATAATGTAAACTTATTAAAATAGAGTCATACTAGGCATAATGGGTTGCCAAAATAGTGTGGGTAGTAAATGAGTAAAAGCGCAACTTCTTCAAATGCAGCCATGTTCACAGCGATAGATAATAATGTTTCGGTAGCGGAGAGTTACGTAGCCGTAACCTATGAATGCGAGGATGGAGGTGGTACATTTCAAGTAAAATTGGCGACATACACATCAAATAATGGAAATGAGCAATTAGATTCAGTAATAAATAGCAATCCTGGAATATTTACAGAGAAAGAAATAGGAGGAATTCTTACATACTACTGTCCAGGCTCGCAATATGATTGGTTTGATTGTTATGCAATGGTAATAGATGAGAAAATGTTCGTTGTAAATATTGAAAAAGGCTATGATGAGTATATTGGAGATGTTTTAGCGAACCTTATATTGCAATAGAATGGGCAGATAAATCTACAAGGTAAATTTTAAAGTGTCTATGAGAAAGTAGATATCAGGTAAACAGTATCAGAGGGAGGGATTTTTGATGAAGAAAAAACAATGGATTGTGGCTGCGGCAGGGCTGGTTTTGGCAGTTGGTTTGGGCAGCGAATGCGGGCGTTCTATGGAAAAAATAGATGTGATTGGCGGCGTCGAGGAACCCATTGAGATTGTGCTGGACGGGGAATCCGGGGATGATGATGTGGAATCGAGCGAGGCGGGACTGACAGAGACGCAGATTCCGGAAGCTTCCGGGCTGATGGAACAACTTGCGGGAAGCAGTTGGCGGCTGGCTGACAAAACGGAGGAACATCTGAAACAATATGGTTCTCTGCAGGAAATATGGGGAACGGGCATCCACTACGGCTCCGGCATGGAGATCGGAACGGACGGCAGTTTTTCCTTTTATATTGCGATTAATTATGGAGGCAGCGGCACGGTGTCGGAGCAGGACGGGACGTTGGTGGCAGATATTACGCCTTATGGAGAGGAGTTTGGAGAGAATACGGCAGGTACGCCGGAGCGGCTCGTGATTACGCCCGTGGAGGAGGAAGGAGTGCTTTATCTGACCACTCCATATGACGAGGAAATCATGTATTGGGAGCAATTGGAAAGCTCCTGTTCCTTTGCGGATTTTTCCAATCTCCAGTTCTGGTTTTCCAGCGGCGCGGGCGCGTGGAGGACGGAGTTGGAGATTCATGAAGACGGCAGTTTTTCCGGCGAATATTACGACAGCGACATGGGCGTTTTGAACGAAAATTATCCCAATGGTATACAGTATCGGTGCGATTTCAGCGGTCAGTTTACGGAGCCGGAGAAGGTCAATGCCTACACCTATTCCATGAAAATCGCGGAGATGAATTACGAAAAAGAACCCGGTACGGAAGAGATCAAGGACGGGATTTTATATCGATACAGCGAGGCTTCCGGGCTGGCGGGCGCGGAAAATATTCTGATTTATCTTCCGGGTACACCCGTTGCAGAACTGCCGGAGGAGTTCCTGATGTGGGTTGGCTGGCGCGAGGATGCGACCAAACTTCCCTTTTATGGACTGTATAATGAGACAAAGGAAATCGGTTTTTCCAGCTTCCAGCGGGTTCCGGTTAATGACAGTCAATTGGCATCCCGCTTGATTGAGGAACAGTATTTTGACCAGTATTTGCTGGATGGATGGGAGAATGCAGCCTTTGCAACCTTTCGCCCGGATTTGTCTGTAAATCCTGATGGAGATGTGGAATTTATGCTGCTGAAGGATGGAGAAGTGGTATATCGGTTCCCCGGCTATAATTCGGAAAATACGGTGACTGCTCAGCCGTTTTGGGACGTGCGGGCGGTGGCATTTCGGGATGTGGATGAGGACGGCAGGTATGATATTCTGATCATTAATGGATATGGGACAGACGCAGGCAATGCGGTTTCTTCTGTGCGGATTTATTCTCAGAGAGAGGGCGAAAAGGAGTTTGTGCTTGATAAATTCGAGCCGTCTATGGAAGAATTTTTGAATCAAAATCATTATAATAATAGCATTACAGATGTGGAAAAAGGGATAGAAAAATATTGGGAATCTTGAGTGAAAGCAGGGGCAGCGGGTGTGCTGCCCCTGTTTTGTTTGCCCAGCATGGGCGTTTTCTAATGGGTGAAAGTCCCAAGTGCGCGTAGGCAACAACGAAGCACATAGCCGAACAGCAAGGGTGTCCGCCGTGAGACGGAATCTGAAAGAAGCTGTAAGCAAACCTCTGACCTGACGGACAGGAACCGCATATAAGGCTCGGAAATACGGATAAGGTGGCAAAAGGCACTGAAGTCCAAAAGGTTGCCGGAAGTACGAGTAAATGCGGCAGGTACATGGAGGAAAAGAACACGCACCTTAACTGGGGAGGTCTCACAGGCGGTCTCATTAGCCGTAGTAACAACGAATTGTGAGAAGTCAGCAGAAGCCATAGTAGTGAGGAAGTTCCTGTAATGGGGACGGAGCGAAGGGCTGAACAATCAATCAGTTGAAGTACGTTCCACTTCGTAGCCGGAGCATACGCCTGTCGATGACTTCAAAGGCGGCAAAGGCAAAAGGGGCAGAAAGGAAACAACGCATGGACACAAGCAGTCTCATGGAGCAGATATTAAGCAGGGATAATCTAAATGCGGCGTATCTGCAAGTCGTAAGGAATAAAGGAGCGGCAGGCGTGGACGGGATGACCGTTGAAGAACTTGGCGCATATCTTTCGGAAAACGGCGAAAACATTAAGGAACAGTTGCGGACGAGGAAGTATAAGCCGAAGCCAGTCCGCAGGGTGGAGATACCCAAACCCGATGGTGGTACAAGAAATCTTGGAGTGCCAACAGCAGTAGACCGCTTTGTACAGCAGGCGGTGGCACAGGTGCTTACCCCGATATTTGAGGAGCAGTTTCACGACCACAGCTATGGATTCAGACCCAAGCGGTGTGCACAGCAGGCAGTCCTTAAAGCATTGGAAATGATGAATGACGGACACAACTGGATAGTGGATATCGACCTAGCGAAATTCTTTGACACAGTAGACCATGACAAGCTGATGACGATTTTCGGACGGACAATAAAGGACGGAGATGTCATATCGGTGGTAAGAAAGATTCTGGTCAGCGGCGTAATGATTGATGATGAGTATGAAGATACGGTAGTCGGCACACCGCAGGGTGGAAATATCTCGCCGCTGTTAGCAAATATCATGTTAAATGAGCTGGACAAAGAACTGGAAGCAAGGAGGCTGGATTTCGTCCGGTATGCAGATGACCTTATTATAATGGTCGGGAGCAGACAGGCGGCAGAGCGGGTAATGAAGAGCGTGGCTCGGTTTATAGAGGAAAAGCTTGGACTGAAAGTGAACGCGGAAAAGAGCAGGGTTGATAAACCAAAGGGCATTAAGTATCTGGGGTTTGGATTTTACTATGACTCATTTGCCAAAGGGTACAAAGCCAGACCACACCCGAAAGCGGCAGCAAAGTTCAAGGCGCAGATGAAGAAATATACAAGCAGGAGCTGGGGAGTGGGCAATGGTTATAAAATTGGGAAACTCAACCGGCTTATCCGAGGGTGGATAAATTATTTCAAAATCGGAAGCATGAAAAGGCTGTGCGCAAAAATGGACGGACAGATTCGGTATCGACTGCGCATGTGCATATGGAAACACTGGAAAACGCCAAAGAACAGGGAAAAGAATCTTATCAAACTTGGTCTGCCGCCAAATGCGGCACATGGCATTTCATATGCCAAAGGATATGCCAGAGTGTGCAGAAGCTGGAATCTCCACATTTGTATCAGTAAAGAGAGACTAGCTAAGTTTGGTCTTGTATCCATGGAAGACTACTACGCCGAAAAGGCTGTTACATGTTAAGTTGATTGAACCGCCGTATACCGAACGGTACGTACGGTGGTGTGAGAGGTCGGAAGGCGAAATAATCGCCTTCCTCCTACTCGATTAAGGAAGCTCATGAATATGTGCCTGCAAATATTCGATAAACCGTTTGCTGGCGATGGGAAGGCTGTGGACGTCCTTGTATCCGATGGCGATGGTGCGGTAAATGGGCGGGTCTGTCGGCCGCAGGGCGATCCGGTAATTGGTCCGGTGAAGGATCAGTTCTGCCAAAATACTGATCCCCAATCCCGCCTCCACCATGGTCATAATCGCGTAATCATCATGGATCGTATACAATTGAAGAAATGGAAACTAAT is a window of Enterocloster clostridioformis DNA encoding:
- a CDS encoding LysR family transcriptional regulator substrate-binding protein gives rise to the protein MYTIHDDYAIMTMVEAGLGISILAELILHRTNYRIALRPTDPPIYRTIAIGYKDVHSLPIASKRFIEYLQAHIHELP
- the ltrA gene encoding group II intron reverse transcriptase/maturase, with protein sequence MDTSSLMEQILSRDNLNAAYLQVVRNKGAAGVDGMTVEELGAYLSENGENIKEQLRTRKYKPKPVRRVEIPKPDGGTRNLGVPTAVDRFVQQAVAQVLTPIFEEQFHDHSYGFRPKRCAQQAVLKALEMMNDGHNWIVDIDLAKFFDTVDHDKLMTIFGRTIKDGDVISVVRKILVSGVMIDDEYEDTVVGTPQGGNISPLLANIMLNELDKELEARRLDFVRYADDLIIMVGSRQAAERVMKSVARFIEEKLGLKVNAEKSRVDKPKGIKYLGFGFYYDSFAKGYKARPHPKAAAKFKAQMKKYTSRSWGVGNGYKIGKLNRLIRGWINYFKIGSMKRLCAKMDGQIRYRLRMCIWKHWKTPKNREKNLIKLGLPPNAAHGISYAKGYARVCRSWNLHICISKERLAKFGLVSMEDYYAEKAVTC